A genome region from Nitrospira sp. includes the following:
- the cysE gene encoding serine O-acetyltransferase, translating into MFKTISQDLQAIFDRDPAATSRLEVILTYAGFHALLAYRLAHWLKGRRVPFLPRAISQLARWLTGIEIHPSAKIGERFFIDHGMGVVIGETAEVGDNVTLFQGVTLGGTGKERGKRHPTLGSHVVVGAGAKILGGITIGDNVKIGANSVVLKSVPPNSTVIGVPARIIKSQGERLPDATMDHTNMPDPTADRFAALELELIELRKKLDNRDSHNPR; encoded by the coding sequence ATGTTCAAGACCATCTCCCAGGACCTCCAAGCGATTTTCGACCGAGACCCGGCCGCCACCAGCCGGCTCGAAGTCATTTTGACCTACGCAGGATTTCACGCCTTGTTGGCGTACCGCCTCGCGCATTGGCTCAAAGGGCGTCGTGTGCCGTTCCTCCCCCGCGCGATTTCTCAACTAGCCCGCTGGCTGACAGGAATTGAGATTCATCCTTCGGCGAAGATCGGGGAGCGGTTTTTTATCGATCACGGCATGGGTGTGGTGATCGGAGAAACGGCTGAGGTCGGGGACAATGTCACCCTGTTTCAGGGCGTGACCCTCGGTGGAACGGGGAAGGAGCGTGGCAAGCGTCACCCGACGCTCGGCAGTCACGTAGTCGTTGGGGCGGGGGCAAAAATTCTCGGCGGGATTACGATCGGCGACAACGTGAAAATCGGCGCGAATTCCGTTGTCTTGAAGTCCGTGCCGCCGAACTCCACCGTGATCGGAGTGCCGGCCAGGATCATCAAGTCGCAAGGGGAGCGGCTTCCCGATGCGACCATGGACCACACCAATATGCCGGATCCGACCGCCGATCGATTTGCCGCTCTCGAACTAGAACTCATCGAGTTACGGAAGAAACTCGACAATCGAGATTCCCACAACCCTCGCTAG
- a CDS encoding PsiF family protein, which produces MKHLCTAMSVLMLAAVLITPQLSYAGAQQNKMATCNKDANAQGLSGEGKGDARKAFMKECLSAKPEKAAAGSTQQNKMATCNKDAKAKKLAGDERKKFMKECLSN; this is translated from the coding sequence ATGAAACATCTCTGTACGGCCATGTCTGTCCTCATGTTGGCAGCCGTGCTCATCACCCCGCAGCTCAGCTACGCCGGGGCGCAGCAGAACAAGATGGCTACCTGTAACAAGGATGCCAACGCCCAAGGCCTGAGTGGTGAAGGGAAGGGAGACGCGCGCAAGGCGTTCATGAAGGAATGCCTCTCCGCCAAGCCGGAAAAAGCCGCAGCCGGTTCGACGCAGCAGAACAAGATGGCCACGTGCAACAAGGACGCGAAAGCGAAGAAATTGGCCGGCGACGAGCGCAAGAAGTTTATGAAGGAGTGTTTGTCTAACTAG